From one Anoplolepis gracilipes chromosome 8, ASM4749672v1, whole genome shotgun sequence genomic stretch:
- the LOC140668526 gene encoding uncharacterized protein produces MRIKTVPRQRILQSNIKIASDATESPSDEESVDDKKDYDSTDAYKWPGLNDQDSYQTYAPSSNILIPIPILTSTSLGNEMTLSTAISLTNDDNNNVEILNLSTKDAFNRDDNIASSTSTEPEDKLKDSFLYKIMTDPDFLKNIQRNKQPKKFGCLFCKEEFATCEELTSHTDVKKNDNNQIVCCACKKTFAEKRYLKYHQRCHSERTKFTCDICTKKYTRLDNLTRHNVLHVNPDKFACTICNRTFTRKDLLNKHRKSHEKCNLYCVKCGKYFRSILTLENHQWTHRETLNTSANTVVCKTESLIPAGNIICKIENSVSAEKEVHKSQDLTSDESLVCKTNDVIRKT; encoded by the exons ATGAGAATCAAAACAGTTCCAAGACAGAGAATACTGCAAAGTAATATTAAGATTGCATCTGATGCAACAGAAAGTCCTTCGGATGAAGAAAGTGtagatgataaaaaagattatgatTCAACGGATGCATATAAATGGCCGGGACTAAATGATCAAGATTCATATCAG acTTACGCACCATCTTCAAATATTCTGATTCCAATTCCAATTCTAACGTCCACTAGTTTGGGCAATGAAATGACCTTGTCCACCGCTATATCGCTCACTAACGATGACAACAATAACGTGGAGATCTTGAATCTATCAACAAAGGATGCTTTCAATCGCGATGATAATATTGCGTCAAGTACTTCCACCGAGCCAGAAGATAAATTGAAAGATTCTTTCCTTTATAAAATCATGACTGATCCagactttttgaaaaatatacagagaAACAAGCAACCAAAGAAGTTTGGCTGTCTTTTTTGCAAGGAAGAATTCGCGACGTGCGAGGAATTGACAAGTCATACAGACGTGAAAAAGAACGATAACAACCAGATCGTCTGCTGCGCCTGTAAAAAGACTTTTGCCGAGAAGAGGTATCTGAAGTATCATCAGAGGTGTCATTCTGAGAGGACCAAGTTCACCTGTGACATTTGTACCAAGAAGTACACGAGGTTGGACAACTTGACGAGGCATAACGTGTTGCACGTGAATCCCGACAAGTTCGCCTGTACGATCTGCAACAGAACCTTCACGCGCAAAGATCTGCTCAACAAGCATCGGAAGAGTCACGAGAAGTGTAATCTTTATTGCGTGAAATGCGGCAAGTATTTCAGAAGTATTCTCACGTTGGAAAATCACCAATGGACGCATCGCGAAACATTGAACACTTCGGCAAATACAGTTGTTTGTAAGACTGAGAGTTTAATTCCCGCtggaaatataatttgcaaaattgagAATTCAGTTTCCGCTGAGAAGGAAGTTCATAAAAGTCAGGATTTAACTTCGGATgaaagtttagtttgcaaaACTAATGATGTAATTCGTAAAACttaa
- the LOC140668836 gene encoding LOW QUALITY PROTEIN: kinesin-like protein KIF20A (The sequence of the model RefSeq protein was modified relative to this genomic sequence to represent the inferred CDS: substituted 1 base at 1 genomic stop codon) produces the protein MNQPKEGINKKNSKHSVEMYLRIKPTSTVTKEEEDKYQILDSSILLTKPPSFESNVQNSSRKSSETSVKRHVFTKIFGSETSQAEIFERSIKHRVTEFLDGKSSTIMTYGARDSGKTYTLFGTSTSPGIITRSIQLVFSKKKCYCHLPQAQDNFGLDEMKQYQKTALTLRIYNSKDDQKMSWDEARESRRILENSGTENPGKCKECDNKYSYKVWLSFMEIYNNDKYDLLKETKTRSVDMSQVCVETALQACNIFLKGRSRIVTTTTPSNPKSSRSHTIFKINLLRYENYRSDKMTFSTLTFCDLAGLTQFEIREEERDPREAIFINYDLLILNRCLKEINENNRILNNYLYFQSNLMNELQLALCDQENLSFIVNVAFTPNFHVEIQDTFNFCKVAGKLIDIFSEHKKSEIASPKVCDKNVISSPFIHQTLAKTAEKATSTPYINLDNMVYAHDWANTRNQNAELTKAYKKIQEQNKKLMKELEATKSVFSNREYAIXEELADHYSHLSEEMEATYKKHSKEIESERHDLLKWSVELVENFYKEQINNLMRHKKRKRGDSGDYIEDSHTLYKELETENEQVTSKMMVLKETLKKLRDENKTIQCKKNKCSFELALITKELKKFRQLTRPRIRKWDNNAEKDPDNLINNLEHLMYEKIKMTEMKLEKINEYICITEDEDVEDASKTVTVNQEFSKSEDLLNDTLNKIKKMDEELSRKEGYIMQKNHIQMQERQLFTIQHN, from the coding sequence ATGAATCAACCAAAAGAAGGCatcaataagaaaaattccaAACATTCGGTTGAGATGTACCTAAGAATAAAACCGACATCAACGGTAACCAAAGAAGAGGAAGACAAATACCAGATACTCGATTCGTCGATTCTTCTAACGAAACCTCCGTCGTTTGAGAGTAACGTTCAAAATTCGTCCAGAAAATCGAGCGAAACCTCTGTCAAGCGACACGTTTTTACGAAAATCTTCGGATCAGAAACTTCGCAGGCAGAAATATTTGAGCGATCCATAAAACATCGGGTTACAGAGTTCCTCGACGGTAAAAGTTCGACCATTATGACTTATGGCGCAAGGGATTCTGGAAAGACTTATACGTTGTTTGGTACGTCCACGTCGCCCGGTATAATAACGCGCAGTATTCAGCTtgtattttcaaagaaaaaatgttattgcCATTTACCGCAGGCTCAGGACAATTTTGGTCTGGATGAAATGAAACAATATCAAAAGACTGCACTGACATTACGGATATATAATTccaaagatgatcaaaaaatGTCGTGGGATGAAGCCAGGGAATCTCGAAGAATTTTAGAGAATTCAGGAACAGAGAATCCCGGTAAATGCAAAGAATGTGACAATAAATATTCGTACAAAGTGTGGTTATCCTTCATGGAAATTTACAACAATGACAAATACGATCTGTTAAAAGAGACAAAGACACGGTCAGTAGACATGTCGCAAGTGTGCGTGGAGACTGCGTTGCAAGCTTGTAACATTTTCTTGAAAGGCCGATCGAGAATAGTAACCACTACGACGCCGTCGAATCCGAAAAGCTCTCGGTCgcatactatttttaaaataaatctattaagaTATGAAAATTACAGATCAGATAAAATGACATTTAGTACTCTTACTTTCTGTGACTTGGCTGGCCTCACGCAATTTGAAATAcgcgaggaagagagagacCCGCGCGAAGCTATCTTTATCAATTATGATTTGTTAATACTTAATAGATGTCTTaaggaaataaatgaaaataataggatacttaataattatctatattttcaatCAAACCTAATGAACGAGTTACAACTTGCTCTTTGCGATCAAGAAAATCTGAGTTTTATAGTAAATGTCGCTTTTACTCCAAATTTTCACGTTGAAATACaagatacttttaatttctgtaAGGTAGCTGGAAAGCTGATTGATATTTTCAGTGAACATAAAAAGTCGGAAATAGCTAGCCCAAAAGTGTGtgataaaaatgtcatttcaTCACCATTCATTCATCAAACTTTGGCTAAGACTGCAGAGAAGGCTACATCGACTCCCTACATTAATTTGGATAATATGGTATATGCACATGATTGGGCAAATACAAGAAATCAGAATGCCGAATTAacaaaagcgtataaaaagatacaagaacaaaataaaaagctgATGAAAGAATTGGAAGCTACAAAAAGTGTTTTTTCGAATCGCGAATACGCAATTTGAGAAGAGTTAGCTGACCATTATTCACATTTGAGCGAAGAGATGGAAGCaacttataaaaaacataGTAAGGAAATTGAAAGTGAGAGGCACGATCTATTGAAATGGTCGGTCGAATTGGTCGAGAATTTTTACAAGGAGCAAATCAATAATTTGATGCGgcacaaaaaaagaaagcgcGGAGATAGCGGCGATTATATTGAAGACAGTCACACACTTTATAAAGAACTCGAGACTGAAAACGAACAAGTTACTTCCAAGATGATGGTTTTAAAAGAAACGTTGAAGAAACTGagagatgaaaataaaacaattcaatgtaaaaaaaacaaatgtagCTTTGAATTGGCATTAATAacgaaagaattgaaaaaattccGACAACTCACGCGACCTAGGATTCGTAAATGGGATAACAATGCTGAAAAAGATCCcgataatcttataaataatttagaacatTTAATgtatgaaaagataaaaatgacaGAAATGAagcttgaaaaaattaatgaatacatTTGCATAACGGAGGACGAAGATGTTGAAGACGCTTCAAAAACTGTAACAGTGAATCAGGAATTCTCAAAATCAGAGGATCTCTTAAACGATACtttgaacaaaattaaaaaaatggatGAAGAACTTTCGCGCAAAGAAGGTTATATCAtgcaaaaaaatcatatacagATGCAAGAAAGACAGCTTTTCACAATTCAACACAATTGA